In a genomic window of Methanosarcina horonobensis HB-1 = JCM 15518:
- a CDS encoding DUF3006 domain-containing protein gives MGSFKVTIDRIEGNIAVLLLRDDESIKINIPLFLLPPESKERDILNISVNRDAKETETAEERVSSLLHKLKDKNQR, from the coding sequence ATGGGAAGCTTCAAAGTTACTATCGATAGAATAGAGGGCAATATCGCGGTTCTGCTTTTAAGGGATGATGAGTCAATAAAAATTAATATCCCTCTTTTTTTATTGCCTCCGGAAAGTAAAGAGAGGGATATTTTGAATATAAGCGTTAATAGGGATGCTAAGGAGACAGAAACTGCTGAAGAAAGAGTATCGTCTTTACTTCATAAACTTAAAGATAAAAACCAGAGATAA
- the frhG gene encoding coenzyme F420 hydrogenase subunit gamma, whose translation MELLKKMKTTKEAKPVANKIKIGHVHLSGCTGDLVSIADNYLGFIKILDDYADLVYGLTLVDVRHIPEMDVALVEGSVCIEDRESVEEIRETRKKSKMVVALGSCACYGNITRFCRGGQHNQPQHESFLPIGDLIDVDVYIPGCPPSPELIRNVTIMAYLLLQGNEDQKVLADKYLKPLMALAKRGTTGSFGDLMYDVINQGLCIACGICAASCPVRAITLEFGKPQGQRDLCIKCGSCYGACPRSFFNFDVIPEFEAISELIADVLK comes from the coding sequence ATGGAACTGCTTAAGAAGATGAAAACTACAAAGGAGGCGAAACCAGTGGCAAATAAGATCAAGATCGGGCATGTACACTTGAGCGGCTGTACCGGCGACCTTGTGTCCATAGCCGACAACTACCTGGGATTCATCAAGATCCTGGATGACTACGCCGACCTCGTCTACGGCCTAACGCTCGTTGACGTCCGGCATATCCCGGAGATGGACGTAGCGCTTGTCGAGGGATCGGTCTGCATAGAGGACCGTGAATCAGTGGAGGAGATCAGGGAAACGCGGAAGAAGTCCAAGATGGTGGTGGCCCTCGGCTCCTGCGCATGCTATGGGAATATCACCCGGTTCTGCCGCGGCGGGCAGCACAACCAGCCCCAGCACGAATCCTTCCTCCCCATAGGGGACCTCATCGATGTGGATGTCTACATCCCCGGATGTCCCCCGAGCCCGGAGCTCATAAGGAACGTTACTATCATGGCGTACCTGCTCCTGCAAGGGAATGAGGACCAGAAGGTCCTTGCAGACAAGTACTTAAAGCCCCTTATGGCCCTTGCGAAGCGCGGCACGACCGGAAGCTTCGGCGACCTGATGTACGACGTGATCAACCAGGGTCTTTGCATAGCTTGCGGAATTTGCGCTGCATCCTGCCCTGTGCGGGCGATTACCCTCGAGTTCGGAAAGCCGCAGGGTCAGCGTGACCTCTGCATCAAGTGCGGCTCCTGCTACGGCGCCTGCCCGAGGTCGTTCTTCAACTTCGACGTGATTCCTGAATTCGAGGCTATCAGCGAGCTAATCGCAGACGTGCTTAAGTGA
- a CDS encoding flavin monoamine oxidase family protein — MVGGGITGLYTCYKLKQLKGANHTISLFECTDRFGGRIETVEMGGFLAEYGPMRFEKMAQPLLMDLIAELGLETRHFVPYTAANDPDSLFDLTFDESGGERHGNKLTTLDLLKLGILRLLNASGGDMNDPDDPRHREWWAALDEEYYSHVRNEAAYDGKYLYQMGFWNALSLVLSHRAVSKIIHYGTFYHVIHFNPNAAEWIIFWLRGLHPYDELVGIGQGTESLVRELVSRLNSTPELSVSLHLNNMLTALSPHPDGRVLLEFKTDHRTDNRTDHAAADNSAADHSSTDHTTVKVLARHVVLALPRSPLMKLLPMFPGYIGELVNSVIPVPLVKCFFVNENPWWDGFTLPQTRASSLPAREIHYTFRKEGDSKRGMVMVYGDQPSMNYWTPFVQQREHKKAEMNLDKRLVEGYLRYLRANPDNNDIKEIEAEAKLISCFGIRDWSREPFEAGCHIWKAGVRVEEAIKELTAFSLDGSTLPNKNIHICGEAYSDFQGFIEGGLRTALEVVKCIDRDRG; from the coding sequence GTGGTTGGAGGAGGTATCACAGGTCTTTATACATGTTATAAATTAAAACAGTTAAAAGGCGCTAACCACACAATTTCTCTTTTTGAATGTACGGATCGATTTGGAGGTAGAATTGAAACAGTGGAAATGGGTGGATTTTTAGCTGAGTATGGCCCAATGCGGTTTGAGAAAATGGCACAGCCTCTTCTTATGGATCTCATAGCTGAACTTGGTCTGGAGACAAGGCACTTTGTCCCCTACACAGCAGCAAATGATCCTGACTCTCTTTTTGATTTAACCTTTGATGAATCGGGGGGCGAGCGCCATGGGAATAAATTGACAACACTCGATCTTTTAAAACTGGGTATTCTGCGCCTCTTAAATGCAAGTGGCGGAGACATGAACGACCCGGATGATCCCAGGCACCGGGAATGGTGGGCTGCTCTTGACGAGGAATACTATAGTCATGTGCGTAATGAGGCTGCCTATGATGGTAAGTATCTCTACCAGATGGGTTTCTGGAATGCTCTCAGCCTTGTCCTCAGCCACCGTGCAGTGAGTAAGATTATCCACTACGGGACATTTTATCATGTCATTCATTTTAACCCGAATGCAGCAGAATGGATTATTTTCTGGCTGCGCGGGTTGCATCCGTATGATGAACTTGTGGGTATAGGGCAGGGTACGGAGTCCCTTGTCCGCGAGTTAGTTTCCAGGTTGAACTCTACACCGGAACTTTCAGTCTCGTTACATCTTAATAACATGTTAACAGCCCTTTCCCCCCACCCGGACGGAAGAGTTTTGCTGGAGTTCAAGACCGATCATAGGACCGATAACAGGACCGATCATGCTGCTGCTGATAATTCTGCTGCTGACCATAGTTCAACTGACCATACTACCGTTAAAGTACTTGCAAGGCATGTTGTGCTGGCATTGCCCCGCTCTCCTTTAATGAAGCTTCTTCCCATGTTCCCTGGATACATAGGAGAACTGGTAAATTCCGTGATACCTGTTCCGTTAGTAAAATGTTTTTTCGTTAATGAAAACCCCTGGTGGGACGGATTTACATTGCCGCAAACGCGCGCCTCCTCCCTGCCGGCAAGGGAAATCCATTATACTTTCAGGAAGGAAGGTGATAGTAAACGCGGAATGGTCATGGTCTACGGTGACCAGCCCAGCATGAATTACTGGACACCGTTTGTACAGCAAAGAGAACACAAAAAAGCAGAGATGAATCTCGATAAACGCCTTGTTGAAGGGTACCTCCGGTATTTAAGAGCAAATCCCGATAACAATGACATTAAAGAAATAGAAGCAGAGGCTAAACTGATAAGCTGTTTCGGCATAAGGGACTGGAGCCGGGAACCCTTTGAGGCTGGTTGCCACATCTGGAAAGCCGGAGTCCGTGTTGAAGAGGCAATAAAAGAGTTAACAGCATTTTCGCTGGATGGTTCAACACTCCCAAATAAGAACATCCACATATGCGGAGAGGCTTATTCGGATTTCCAGGGTTTTATCGAAGGAGGGTTACGGACAGCTTTAGAGGTTGTAAAATGTATTGATCGAGATAGGGGGTGA
- the frhD gene encoding coenzyme F420-reducing hydrogenase, FrhD protein codes for METPYSRIVVAGCGNPLYADDGFGPAVVESLKGFELPENVTVVDAGLGGPHFVFTLLNPESTKTLIIVDIADFGGEPGELRWLAVEELPVGSYRDIHSWDLTEPLQYIKDDIRVRVLACQKKYVSAPEMVIGITDEVQRAIPDAVSEILKEIWMDYGTA; via the coding sequence ATGGAAACGCCGTATTCCAGGATCGTGGTGGCAGGCTGCGGCAACCCGCTCTATGCGGACGACGGGTTTGGGCCCGCAGTTGTGGAGAGTCTCAAGGGTTTCGAGCTCCCCGAAAACGTTACGGTCGTTGACGCGGGGCTCGGAGGCCCACATTTCGTCTTTACCCTCCTCAATCCTGAGTCCACGAAGACTCTTATCATCGTGGACATTGCAGACTTCGGAGGGGAACCTGGCGAGCTCAGATGGCTTGCCGTTGAAGAGCTCCCTGTGGGGAGCTACCGGGACATCCACTCCTGGGATCTGACCGAGCCGCTCCAGTACATCAAGGACGATATCCGGGTCCGGGTCCTCGCATGCCAGAAGAAGTACGTTTCTGCCCCAGAGATGGTCATCGGGATTACGGACGAGGTACAGAGAGCCATTCCAGACGCTGTATCCGAGATACTGAAGGAAATCTGGATGGACTATGGAACTGCTTAA
- the frhB gene encoding coenzyme F420 hydrogenase subunit beta, which translates to MVSDPYLGKYMTCVSARSTDKEILKKAQDGGIATTLMVYALEQGIIDGAIVAGEGDRPWQPRPFVAMSRKDILKAQGAKYNISPQISWLKEATRSFGLDRVGVTGVCCQMQAVRKAQLYPINMRDVPDKIALAVGLFCMVNFPYDSIQALVEDHANQSLSSVKKMEIGKGKFWVHTERGNVATVPLKDTHKYEQPGCHVCLDYVSNLGDISTGSVGSPDGWSTVFIRTKVGNDIWSKAIDADLFETKPIEEVKPGLELVTKLAKEKIDKNRKTLEERRNFGVNKALRDPYA; encoded by the coding sequence ATGGTTTCAGATCCGTATCTCGGCAAATACATGACCTGCGTCTCGGCACGGAGCACGGACAAGGAGATTCTGAAGAAGGCACAGGACGGCGGCATTGCCACCACCCTCATGGTCTATGCCCTCGAGCAGGGGATAATCGATGGGGCTATTGTGGCAGGCGAGGGCGACCGACCATGGCAGCCCAGGCCATTCGTCGCGATGAGCCGCAAGGACATCCTCAAGGCACAAGGGGCGAAGTATAATATCAGTCCCCAGATCTCCTGGCTCAAGGAGGCGACCCGGTCCTTCGGCCTCGACAGGGTCGGGGTCACCGGCGTCTGTTGCCAGATGCAGGCAGTCAGGAAGGCTCAGCTCTATCCTATCAACATGCGGGATGTCCCGGACAAGATCGCCCTTGCAGTAGGGCTCTTCTGCATGGTGAACTTCCCATACGATTCCATACAGGCCCTTGTCGAGGACCACGCAAACCAGAGCCTCAGCTCCGTGAAGAAAATGGAGATCGGGAAGGGCAAGTTTTGGGTCCACACAGAGCGTGGGAACGTGGCCACCGTGCCGCTCAAAGATACCCATAAATATGAGCAGCCCGGCTGCCACGTCTGCCTCGATTACGTTTCCAACCTTGGCGACATCTCAACCGGCTCTGTCGGGAGCCCGGACGGCTGGTCCACGGTTTTCATCCGCACAAAAGTGGGGAACGACATCTGGTCCAAAGCAATCGATGCAGACCTGTTCGAAACAAAGCCCATCGAGGAGGTCAAGCCCGGCCTTGAGCTCGTCACGAAGCTCGCGAAGGAGAAGATAGACAAGAACCGGAAGACCCTCGAAGAGCGCAGGAATTTCGGCGTAAACAAGGCGTTAAGGGATCCTTATGCCTGA
- the frhA gene encoding coenzyme F420 hydrogenase subunit alpha, protein MTKVVEISPTTRHEGHSKLTLKVNDQGIVERGDWLSITPVRGIEKLAIGKTMDQVPKIASRVCGVCPIAHTLAGIEAMEASIGCEIPKDAKLLRVILHAANRLHSHALHNILILPDFYVPGTETKFNPFAKEQPFRSVAVRIFRIREIAQTIGAVAGGEAIHPSNPRVGGMYRNVSPKAKQKMADLAKEGLVLAHEQMEFMLEVIRNMQNREFTEVAGKQIPIPRTLGYHNQGVMATAPMYGSSSLDEKPMWDITRWRETRPWDWYMGEVTIDLEDPSYPIGGTTKAGTKANPRIEACNTVPTYDGQPVEVGPRARLANFKNFTEKGTFAQHIARQMEYPDCCYTILKCLDNLDTSGKVLADHIPQGDGSMGWAANEAPRGTDVHLTRVKDGRVLYYEMLVPTTWNLPTCSRGLTGAPWQIAEMVIRAYDPCVSCATHMIVTDEKNRMVAQKLIQW, encoded by the coding sequence TTGACAAAAGTCGTAGAGATCTCTCCAACCACGAGACATGAAGGCCATTCCAAGCTCACTCTGAAGGTGAATGACCAGGGTATCGTCGAGCGAGGAGACTGGCTCTCCATCACCCCGGTCAGGGGTATTGAGAAGCTCGCTATAGGTAAGACGATGGACCAGGTTCCGAAGATTGCCTCTCGGGTCTGCGGTGTCTGTCCTATCGCCCACACCCTGGCGGGTATCGAAGCCATGGAGGCCTCGATCGGCTGTGAGATCCCCAAGGATGCAAAGCTCCTGCGGGTCATTCTCCATGCAGCGAACCGCCTCCACAGCCACGCCCTGCACAATATCCTGATCCTTCCGGACTTTTACGTCCCTGGTACGGAGACGAAGTTCAACCCTTTCGCCAAAGAGCAGCCTTTCAGGAGCGTTGCGGTGAGAATCTTCCGCATCCGCGAGATCGCACAAACTATTGGAGCCGTCGCAGGCGGCGAGGCGATCCACCCCTCCAACCCGAGGGTCGGCGGGATGTACCGCAATGTGAGTCCCAAGGCAAAGCAGAAGATGGCTGACCTGGCGAAGGAAGGCCTCGTCCTTGCCCACGAGCAGATGGAGTTCATGCTCGAGGTCATCAGGAACATGCAGAACCGGGAGTTCACCGAGGTTGCGGGCAAGCAGATCCCGATTCCCAGGACACTTGGGTACCACAACCAGGGGGTCATGGCCACAGCCCCGATGTACGGCTCATCCAGTCTGGACGAGAAGCCCATGTGGGACATCACCCGGTGGAGGGAGACCCGGCCATGGGATTGGTACATGGGTGAGGTTACCATCGATCTTGAGGACCCAAGCTACCCAATCGGCGGCACCACGAAGGCCGGCACCAAAGCCAACCCCCGGATAGAGGCCTGCAACACTGTTCCGACCTACGACGGCCAGCCAGTTGAGGTCGGCCCTAGGGCAAGGCTCGCTAATTTCAAGAACTTCACCGAGAAGGGCACCTTCGCCCAGCACATCGCCAGGCAGATGGAGTATCCCGACTGCTGCTACACTATCCTCAAGTGCCTTGACAATCTGGATACCTCTGGCAAGGTCCTTGCCGACCACATTCCCCAGGGAGACGGGTCCATGGGTTGGGCTGCAAACGAGGCCCCGCGTGGAACCGACGTCCACCTCACACGGGTGAAGGACGGGCGTGTGCTGTATTATGAGATGCTTGTGCCCACCACCTGGAACCTCCCGACCTGCAGCCGCGGGCTGACGGGAGCACCCTGGCAGATCGCCGAGATGGTCATCCGGGCTTATGACCCGTGCGTCTCGTGCGCAACTCACATGATCGTAACGGACGAGAAGAACAGGATGGTCGCCCAGAAGCTCATTCAGTGGTGA
- a CDS encoding phosphoenolpyruvate synthase, whose product MNVYVMHFNEVDRTNLPEVGGKGANLGEMSRAGFPIPPGFCITTSGYRDFIAESHEMGELLDLLDRLKPGQPDEISRLGKRIRDHLLAVPIPRKIKSSIIDAWKMVGEEHSYAVRSSATAEDLPTASFAGQQETYLNVKGADQLLQAVQKCWSSLFTDRAIIYRIKNGFDHRSVYLSVVVQQMVFPEVSGLMFTADPVTGHRNIISIDASFGLGEALVSGIVSADSYKVRRGQIIKKQIAEKKKAVYPTAEGGTEIRELAPELQNKQALSDDKILELAQIGQRIEDHYCSKLGVEQLSENGIERCPEQDIERSPEQDIEWCPEQDIEWCLVGDRFYILQSRPITSLYPVPEVYDNKFHVFLSIAHMQMMTDAMRPMGVSIFQGMLPYGKDPGLSPNSVMVEAGGRLFFDVTPFLHNKLLRRFFIWRTRILDELMGDALEKILTSETFQQEIEANQGTMKQVFEFFKPVLPLYLKGIPVIINNLFFLDPSGIIERATTPVEPVIYKHEHYIMQASGTERIIRVRESMGKLLDEIITSMMYVPLPFIVLPMASSLTRRWLGEDLDIDMLSKSPPGNVTGEMGLMIGDLAETARKYPEVVDYLEKAKDNTFYQGFSEVKGGDVFRAELDRFMELYGMRCPGEIDISNTRWREAPTMLVPSIINHMKSNSPGEHRNHFREGRKEAQEAVQKLLEHISNVPAGSLKARIMSRLLSIYRNSIGLREFPKYIIIRFFGIYRQAILAEARVLHQRGILEREEDVFYLYLDELISLLENRFSEDSRHLIDSRKRAYELYKKMTPPRVMTSEGEVITGVRSDVEAPKGALIGTPVSAGVAEGYVKVVLKPEEAKLNKGDILVAPFTDPGWTPLFYSAQALVVEIGGMMTHGSVIAREYGIPAVVGIENVTKILKDGQYVRVDGTRGFVQVLE is encoded by the coding sequence ATGAACGTTTATGTGATGCACTTTAATGAAGTCGATAGAACGAATTTGCCTGAAGTTGGGGGAAAAGGCGCTAATCTGGGAGAAATGAGCAGGGCGGGCTTTCCTATCCCTCCGGGGTTTTGCATTACAACATCAGGCTACCGTGACTTTATTGCAGAAAGCCATGAGATGGGCGAATTGCTGGATTTGCTTGACCGGTTAAAACCCGGTCAACCGGATGAAATTAGCAGGCTGGGAAAGCGGATCAGGGATCACTTACTAGCTGTTCCAATACCCCGGAAAATTAAATCGTCCATTATTGATGCATGGAAAATGGTGGGAGAAGAACATTCATATGCCGTTCGGTCAAGCGCCACAGCCGAAGATTTGCCGACTGCCTCTTTTGCCGGCCAGCAGGAGACTTATTTGAACGTAAAAGGAGCAGACCAGTTGCTGCAGGCTGTGCAGAAATGCTGGAGTTCCTTATTCACCGACAGGGCAATTATTTACCGTATTAAAAACGGATTTGATCACCGTTCTGTGTATTTGTCCGTAGTGGTGCAGCAAATGGTGTTTCCGGAAGTCTCAGGGCTTATGTTTACTGCTGATCCTGTCACAGGACATAGAAATATCATTTCCATTGATGCCAGTTTTGGGCTGGGCGAGGCATTGGTTTCGGGAATTGTTTCCGCAGACTCCTATAAGGTCCGCAGGGGTCAGATTATTAAAAAGCAAATTGCGGAAAAGAAGAAAGCTGTTTATCCGACTGCAGAAGGGGGAACCGAGATTCGGGAACTTGCTCCTGAACTGCAGAACAAACAGGCCCTCTCTGACGACAAAATTTTAGAGCTGGCCCAAATAGGTCAAAGAATAGAAGATCATTACTGCTCGAAGCTGGGTGTTGAACAGCTTTCGGAAAATGGCATTGAGAGGTGTCCTGAGCAGGATATTGAACGGAGTCCTGAACAGGATATTGAATGGTGTCCTGAACAGGATATTGAATGGTGTCTGGTAGGTGACAGGTTCTATATTTTACAAAGCCGTCCTATTACCTCGCTTTATCCAGTTCCTGAAGTGTACGATAACAAATTTCATGTTTTTTTATCTATTGCGCACATGCAAATGATGACGGATGCCATGAGACCTATGGGGGTTTCTATCTTCCAGGGTATGCTTCCTTATGGGAAGGACCCCGGGCTTTCTCCCAATTCAGTGATGGTGGAAGCGGGAGGAAGGCTTTTTTTTGACGTTACCCCTTTTTTGCATAATAAACTTCTTCGTCGATTTTTTATCTGGAGAACCAGGATTCTTGATGAATTAATGGGAGATGCTCTGGAAAAAATACTGACAAGTGAGACCTTTCAACAGGAAATTGAAGCAAACCAGGGCACCATGAAGCAGGTGTTTGAATTTTTCAAACCAGTACTTCCACTCTATTTAAAGGGTATTCCCGTTATTATTAACAATTTATTCTTCCTGGACCCTTCAGGAATTATTGAGCGAGCTACAACTCCTGTAGAACCGGTTATTTATAAGCATGAGCACTACATTATGCAGGCATCAGGGACAGAACGGATTATAAGAGTCCGTGAGAGTATGGGGAAATTATTAGATGAAATAATTACCAGCATGATGTACGTACCCTTGCCATTCATTGTCCTGCCCATGGCAAGCAGCCTGACCAGACGATGGTTGGGTGAGGACCTTGATATTGACATGCTGAGTAAATCCCCGCCTGGAAACGTGACCGGTGAGATGGGGTTAATGATTGGAGATCTGGCTGAAACAGCAAGAAAATATCCTGAAGTGGTAGATTATCTGGAAAAAGCAAAAGACAACACTTTTTATCAGGGGTTCAGTGAAGTAAAAGGTGGAGATGTATTCAGGGCTGAGCTGGACAGGTTCATGGAGCTATACGGTATGCGCTGTCCTGGAGAAATCGATATATCAAACACCCGGTGGCGGGAAGCCCCTACCATGCTTGTTCCATCCATCATAAACCACATGAAAAGCAATTCTCCGGGGGAACATCGAAATCATTTCAGAGAGGGCAGGAAGGAAGCTCAGGAAGCTGTACAGAAACTTCTTGAGCATATTAGCAATGTCCCTGCCGGAAGCCTCAAAGCAAGAATTATGTCCAGACTTCTTTCAATTTATCGAAATTCTATAGGTTTACGCGAATTTCCCAAGTATATCATTATTCGATTTTTCGGCATCTATAGGCAGGCTATCCTTGCAGAGGCACGGGTTTTACACCAGAGAGGAATTCTGGAAAGAGAAGAAGATGTGTTCTACCTGTATCTCGATGAATTGATCTCGTTGTTAGAAAACCGTTTTAGTGAAGATTCAAGGCATCTTATAGACTCCCGTAAAAGAGCCTACGAACTGTATAAAAAGATGACTCCTCCCAGGGTTATGACCAGTGAAGGGGAAGTTATTACGGGTGTGAGGAGCGATGTCGAAGCCCCGAAAGGCGCTTTAATTGGCACTCCTGTCTCCGCCGGCGTTGCGGAAGGGTACGTAAAGGTTGTCCTCAAACCCGAAGAAGCGAAGCTGAACAAAGGAGACATTTTAGTGGCGCCATTTACCGATCCGGGTTGGACTCCCCTGTTTTATTCCGCTCAAGCTCTGGTGGTGGAGATTGGCGGTATGATGACACACGGCTCGGTTATTGCGCGGGAGTACGGTATTCCTGCCGTTGTCGGCATAGAAAACGTAACCAAAATATTAAAAGACGGCCAGTATGTCCGTGTTGACGGTACAAGGGGCTTTGTACAGGTTCTGGAGTGA
- a CDS encoding lamin tail domain-containing protein, translating into MIRLGKAGKTSGSSSLRWIFGFIFVVIIIAGINAGIKDDQVAEEPEQAAQQTGETDLAEAQVQADSPAAGENPADENLTVHFLDVGQGDSILLKYNGKTMLVDAGERDQGSEVSAYLYEQDVSGIDYVIATHPHSDHIGGMEDVLNGFQVEHFIDSGFPHTSKTYENMLTTIDEKNIPFEIIKTGEEIEFDPAVEIEVLNPGSEYSDDLNENSVVLKVSYGEVSFLLMGDAGLGTEEKLMGTGYDLNSDILKVGHHASRSGSGEAFISAVSPEVSVIEVGAGNDYGHPHAEVLERLQKASRVYRTDLDSSIVVTTDGSAYTVTTQKTGYGEEVVKAGTSVNGTDSSSASITAEETEPEEMESENVKLEETESEASEITSSAEPEVYVSDLNLQEEWVEITNEGSSSVSLVGWKIEDEGSKHTYVFPSCTLDSQATVTLYTGEGTNTATELYWGSGSPIWNNDGDTAYLYDESGNLVASLER; encoded by the coding sequence GTGATCAGATTGGGAAAGGCAGGAAAAACTTCCGGAAGCAGCTCATTACGCTGGATTTTCGGTTTCATATTTGTTGTAATAATCATTGCTGGGATAAATGCAGGAATAAAAGATGATCAGGTTGCTGAAGAACCCGAGCAGGCCGCACAGCAGACAGGAGAAACAGATCTGGCTGAGGCTCAGGTTCAGGCTGATAGTCCTGCTGCCGGTGAAAATCCGGCTGACGAAAACCTGACAGTTCATTTTCTTGATGTAGGTCAGGGAGATTCAATTCTCCTGAAATATAATGGAAAAACTATGCTCGTAGATGCAGGGGAACGGGATCAGGGCTCAGAAGTTTCAGCATACCTTTACGAACAGGACGTCTCAGGCATTGATTACGTTATTGCAACCCACCCTCATTCGGATCATATCGGTGGCATGGAGGATGTACTGAACGGCTTTCAGGTTGAACATTTCATTGACAGCGGTTTCCCTCATACCTCAAAGACTTATGAGAATATGCTGACTACAATTGATGAAAAAAATATTCCTTTTGAGATAATAAAAACAGGAGAAGAAATCGAGTTTGACCCTGCTGTTGAGATTGAAGTCTTGAACCCGGGATCCGAATACTCCGATGATCTGAACGAAAACTCAGTTGTCCTTAAAGTAAGCTACGGAGAAGTTTCGTTCCTGCTTATGGGCGATGCAGGGCTTGGAACCGAAGAAAAACTCATGGGTACCGGGTATGACCTGAATTCTGATATTCTCAAAGTCGGGCACCATGCCAGCCGGTCCGGCAGCGGAGAAGCTTTTATTTCAGCCGTAAGCCCCGAAGTAAGCGTAATCGAAGTTGGAGCAGGTAACGACTACGGACACCCCCATGCCGAAGTCCTTGAAAGGCTGCAGAAAGCTTCCAGGGTCTACAGGACCGATCTTGACAGCTCGATCGTAGTTACAACAGACGGATCTGCTTATACGGTAACTACTCAAAAGACCGGGTATGGAGAGGAAGTGGTCAAAGCCGGAACTTCTGTGAATGGAACTGACAGCTCTTCGGCTTCAATAACAGCTGAAGAAACCGAACCTGAAGAAATGGAGTCAGAAAACGTTAAGTTAGAAGAGACTGAGTCCGAAGCAAGTGAGATAACAAGTTCTGCAGAACCAGAGGTCTATGTTAGCGACCTTAACCTGCAGGAAGAATGGGTGGAGATCACAAACGAAGGCTCTTCTTCTGTTTCATTGGTTGGCTGGAAAATCGAGGATGAAGGAAGCAAGCACACCTATGTTTTTCCTTCCTGTACGCTGGATTCTCAGGCTACTGTAACTCTGTATACCGGAGAGGGAACGAACACGGCAACCGAGCTGTACTGGGGATCAGGCAGCCCAATCTGGAATAACGATGGAGACACAGCATATCTCTATGATGAAAGTGGAAATCTGGTCGCTTCACTGGAGAGATGA
- a CDS encoding type I restriction endonuclease gives MGTIFGKFGSNKYSNEAAVNQNFIVPLLTDFLGYSLAEIIPEKNFTIFDVPCNRYKKVRSDELPKNQRPDFVVCLESPQNPKFVVESKASNEDLVKHKPQSLAYVIGTGVNFIVSTNGTEFRIYYANDLVFEAKNIEELDLNFDILKDIWQCA, from the coding sequence ATGGGAACTATCTTTGGAAAATTTGGGTCAAACAAATATAGTAATGAGGCAGCGGTAAATCAAAACTTTATTGTACCTTTATTAACAGACTTTCTAGGTTATTCACTTGCAGAGATAATACCAGAGAAAAATTTTACCATATTTGATGTTCCATGTAATCGGTACAAGAAAGTAAGATCAGACGAGTTACCAAAAAACCAAAGACCAGATTTTGTAGTATGTCTTGAGAGTCCTCAAAACCCAAAATTTGTCGTGGAGAGTAAAGCATCAAATGAAGATTTAGTAAAACATAAGCCACAATCACTGGCTTATGTAATTGGAACAGGAGTTAATTTCATAGTCTCGACTAATGGAACTGAATTTAGGATATACTACGCAAACGACTTAGTATTCGAAGCAAAAAACATTGAAGAATTAGATCTAAATTTCGATATCCTAAAAGATATCTGGCAGTGTGCCTGA
- a CDS encoding nucleoside deaminase: protein MATKSLPAIIEDEFFLKLSDRNIMRIAVLLAQKSYEEGGCPIGGVIIDNSTRRIVGKGHNTLVQDNDPYNHGETSAIRDAGRQDFSDTTIFTTLSPCDICATLIYMRQFDRVVVGDVTNASGNEQMLREKGVKVDILEDPMGIALYAKYRAEKPELDMEDWKGLAAVRKARKDWA from the coding sequence TTGGCCACGAAAAGTCTTCCTGCGATAATTGAAGATGAATTCTTCCTTAAACTGAGCGACCGCAATATTATGCGTATAGCAGTTTTACTTGCTCAAAAAAGCTATGAAGAAGGTGGCTGCCCAATCGGGGGCGTCATTATCGATAACAGTACTCGCCGGATTGTCGGCAAAGGACATAATACGCTTGTGCAGGATAACGACCCTTACAACCACGGTGAAACTTCTGCCATACGAGATGCAGGACGGCAGGACTTCAGCGATACCACGATTTTCACGACTCTCAGCCCCTGCGACATTTGCGCCACGTTGATATATATGCGCCAGTTCGACCGCGTGGTAGTCGGCGATGTTACTAACGCCTCGGGCAATGAACAGATGCTACGAGAGAAGGGAGTCAAAGTCGATATTCTTGAAGACCCCATGGGAATAGCATTGTATGCGAAGTATCGGGCTGAAAAACCGGAGCTCGATATGGAAGACTGGAAAGGGTTGGCTGCTGTTCGCAAAGCCCGAAAGGACTGGGCTTGA